The DNA sequence GAAGGTAGAAAGGACACCGGGGCTGGAGTTGTCTGGAAGACTTCGGTGGAGTCTCTCAGGGCATTCTCTAGGAGAGTTAATGAGAGCAAAAGCATGAggatgttttattaaaaatagtacagagaattcACGGCAAATAAGACTGAGTTACTAAATGGAGACCAGGCAATGGAGGGCCTTCAATGATAGGATAAGGAACTTAGATTTAATCCTATAGCAAGTTTCCTTTAGAAGATTTTTTGAGAAGAATAAGATCACGATCATTAcagattaaacttttaaaaaatagatgtactcagCTAAAAGCAAAAGCTTCTCAATAAATACATTACTCATAaattttggttggttttttttttcaacaaaactAGCATGCTATCACCCATTGTCTCTGTATGTATGGAAACAGGGATGCTTTCATGTATCTGCAGGGTTTGTTTTCCCCCTTGCTTTTTCTGGAAACACTGTTTTCGCCACATCCTGTGACTTAAGTGTCCTGCTCTTCACAGTTACCGCTATCAGAAATGTATTTCCCGACACAGCAGGGGAATGGCCAAAACAGAAAGCTCGGCCTGGCTGGAAACTGGAAATTGCAACTGATTCTCCAGAGAAGAGTTAATGAACCATTTTTCCATTTCAAAGCATCCGAAGGGCCTGGAGTTCAAATCACCCTTCACATTTACACAGTGACACATGTTTTGCTCCCTTTAAGATCCTGTGTGATCAATTACAGCAGAGTAGATGGAAGGAGAAAACATGGGAATACAATAGTTAACACTTCTATagtatttattgttatttatcaGAAGAAAGTAATAGTAAAGCCAAtgttgatgaagaaaaaaaaattatttttttaccttCTACTGGAAGACCCTCAAGTTCACCTAAGTCACTCAAACTGATGGGAAGTAGAAAAtgttgccctgaagactggtatGTTTTTCTCCTTCCCCCTGCATTTTCAGCCCCTATTTTGTCAGGGGCCAAGCACTCTGCCTTTTACAAAATACTCCTGTCAGATGTTAGCATTGTTCCCAGTTCCACCACCTGGATCCAGAAGTATGCTGCTCAAATAGTCTCCAGGCTCTAGTCCGAGAGTCATTTAATTAAATCACTTCCTTGTTCTTCGAGATTATTCTGTTGCCTCTCATGCCAGTTCTTTTGGCAGTGGCACCTGCGATTTAagcattggggaaaaaaaggagaaaaattaatcCTAGATATTCAAGCGTTTTACagcaaaaatgacaaaatgtaCATGCCTCAAAGGGTATAAAATGGATTAGAAATTCTAGCCAGAGAGCTGCCCCCTAAACCATGATAAAACAACACTAATAACCACAGCCACCATGAATTGGGCGTTTACGGATGACAGGGACAGCCATGGGCTCTGAGCACATGATGAAGCTTATTATACAAACCAGAGGGCAGGTGCTGGCGTCTGCCTGGTTCAAAGCCGGGTACTAGCTCTTACTGGCTGCATGGTGTTGGGCATCAATTTTTCTCAGCTATGAAGCAACTGTAACGGTATCTTATTCACAACGCTCCCATAAGGATTAAGTAATACAAGTTACTAATCAGTGTTGACACTTTTTCTTCCCTAATATTTATgccctttattttatttagcttatTTCACTGGTTGGGATCttcagtataatcttttttttaacacttactTTTGAAGCATTTTATCATTTCATCTTCCAAACACCTTGTAAAGAGGAAACACTCTCAGAAAGAGTAAGCAACCTGCTTCAGGTCACAGCGCTAGGAACTGGCAGAGCAGGATGTGAACCCAGATCTGCCTGATTTCAGTACTCATGCCTCAACCACCAAATAAATACCACCGTTAAGAATATAGATGATCTTTTAAAACTGGTCTTTCCTCTTTGAAGCACATCCCTAATATGATActcactaaattttaaaataaaatatttgaggaaacCCCAAGagcaaaaaataacaaaagagtaGCGTAAGTCTGACTGCAAATCAACTTTGAGCTGTGTTGAATGGGAACAACTTAAAAATAAGGCAAGTTCTTTACGAGTTTAAAGCGGTGTTGTATCTTAGGAGGATGACTCATCCATCAAGGATGTACTTTCAGAGAATGCTGACAAAGTCCAAAGGACACTCAGAGTTTGTATAATAAGGACCCATAATGTCTCTCCTTCTATTGCCCATGCCCAGTGTTAATGTGATGAACCATTCTGGCCATCCGCTAGGAGCCCCCTTTAGCCAGTTCTCTGACTATAACTTTTGGCTAAAAAGGTTTCTCAACATCCTGCCCATTGAAGAGAAACTTTGATGCATTGCTGCTGCCTGCATAAGCTTCAAACAAGAGGGTCTTCCCTGTgattctctctccccacctagtGCCAAACTTTCAGGAGGGCAGGGGGCCGTGACTGTAATCTGCTAGGGCTCACCCACGGGAAACATCAGCAGTGGAAGAACCCTAATCAGCCAACTATATAATGCcagttatttaaaataactgCAATGCTGCAAAAACAGTCAAAACTGTGTTCTTTGTATTGTTGagtggaaaaaaacatttttacagTATGTTATTCCTGATGTATGTTTGTATACATGGAAGGGttccaaattaataaaaatactttaaaaagcaaaacatggcAATGACCCAACATAGTAAAGCTAGAGGTACAATGATGCATTTAAAACATGACCAAAATGGCAGTTCAGATCACTGGGAAAAACAACAAGAGTCACTAAATGATCACTGGCTGGCTATTtggcaaagaaacagaagaaaagcgGGCTTCTTGTTTTCTACTAATTTCAAAATCAAATCCTTTACTTCATCTATAAcacataatatttttttaaaaagcaaaaactataaaagcagcaagaaagatagacaaatattttttaaaagcttcaaaAAAGCCATTTGTAAGCAGACATAAAAGagaaaccataaaggaaaagacagCTAGATTTGATGttataaaaacacaaaacttAACAAACAAGAATCAACTTGCAGTATTGTTAGGGTGCCCTGTTCCCCCTTCGCTTGTTGGTCAAAattcgttttttttttaaagggggtgTGTGTATAGCATTACACGGTGCACAAATACACCTACACTCACACAGACTGGGAGTGATGGGGCAGGATGGGAAAATCCACTCCAGCACGGGTTGTTTAATTCGGCACACTCGAGTTCAGCTCCTGCTCTGGGTCAACACCTCAATGGATGTCCAGGATAGAGATGAGGAAGACCTGCCTTGAGGATCTCAGAATCCACTAGGAGACCTACACTGTGTCCCTAAGGGCTGTCAACTTGAGACACAAGGTGGGAGATGCCGGAACAGAGGCACAAATGAGGGGTAATGGAAATTTACAGAAGAGTATTCACTACGGATGGTTTGGTGCCTTTTGTGATAAGGAGCCATATTGGAGCCATTTAAAAAGATATGTATATATtggctatgttaaaaaaaaatagttattttgtTTGATTGGCACCAGTGGTTGCCTATGACAGAAATGCAGTTGGCCTCAGGGAATCAAACACTTGCTGCAGACGAGATTTTTATCTCAGTGAAAAGTACAAATACTCATCTGGGATGGTAGGCAGTGAGCGGACCACGAAACTtttaaagaggaaaggaaatcacACATTTACTGGGGATGGATCAACCTGCACAAACCTAATGTGTTTATCTTGGGCTGGCATCACATTGACTCAGAGTTTCTATCAACTCACAGGGAAATGAATCAGCGATCCCCTAATAAATTGTTTGCTGGATAAGACAAAGACTTTTAAAACATagctaaaaacaataaaagcaacaaaacaaactaCAAAATTCTACAGGAGTCAACTAAGTAATGTAAATGAGTGAAAAAGGCCAGGTATTAGGCAGTAGGGCATGGTGGAGACAGGAAAAATGGACGGTCCATTATCTATCCTAAGGGAGGAGCCAACACACTGACCCCACTGATTTGTGCTACGCAAATGCCAGCTGAATCTGATGTTTCAAGTGCCGCCAGGTATCTGGATGTTATTATGTGAAATTTTATAACTTGTACAATAATACTCAAGCCACACAAAATAGGCCTGCAGATCGAGGGCTTATAATGCACTAGTTTTCAATATCTGGTCCACAGTACACCTCTCTCTTACACTGAATTAAATGTGCAGCTTCTTGGAGGAGGGAGCTTTTGAGCCAAGTAAGTATACAGACTTTCCTTCATACTTTGCCAGAAACCTCATTTCAGGGATCCCAAGCCAGAAGCATGGGAGGTGGAgagaataaacattaaaataaaaaagtaaaaatttaaaatagaaactgaCTACTTAATAAGCTATGCTCTAGAAAATACAGAAGTATGATTTCCAAGTCcatgagaggaaaaagaaaaaaaaagaaccttttttcctttgtaagttttctaagaataaataatttcTAAGGCTGTTTATGGACATTCAATGTTTTAGGTAGGagcatgagttaaaaaaaaattacaagatttCCAAATTGGGTTTTAATTTTAACTTCATGTTTGAAAATCCAGGGATTTGGAGAGCATCTCTGTCCTCCAAAACacaagtggggggaaaaaatctcaataaatcttTAGTTTTACTTCCCTAAAGTGATGGTTGACTGGCTAAAAGTAGCCCTTTCTGATGGGATCTTGTGATATCACCACGGATGGTGTTCACAGTATTTTACGAGTCTAAGACgtgcatttttttttatgtttccatGGTCCCAAATCAGAAAGTATCCTACAGTCAACAAGGTTTTACAACAGCCGGCTGCAGGTGTGTGCATGAACACATTGTAGCTTTTCACATTGTTAAGACTTTTTGTTGAGCTCGGTGTCCTGTTGGACCTACACACGTGCAGACgtactgtcatttaaaatacCCTCTAAAGAACAACAGAGCAAATGTGACAGAATGTGATGGGTGTTTAAAGATCCTCCGTACTCTTTTGAACTTCCGCACGTctcaaatgatttcaaaataaaaatgattttaaaaatgccttttaaaagaTTACACTCTGATTCGGCATTAAAGCAGACATTCATTATGTATGCAGCGAGGCGCCAAGACATAGCAATAGGGAGCAAACTGACATTAGTGCAGTGACATTTTTGTCAGCGCGACGATGCATTTTCACATTTTCCTTGCAGAGCATTTTACAGGACCACGCAGATGAAGTTGTGTAACATTCTGTATGTGAGATACATGCAAAGAGGTGCCTATTGCAGGCCAAGCCAGGCAACTGACAGCAGGAGAAAACACCAGCCCCTTGGAATAGATCAAAGACATTTCAAAGCAGAGGCTGACATGCAAGACCACCATCCACAACCCATGTCAGAGTTTATCCGCAGCCTGTTATTCTTTCTTAGGGGAcgttaaaaacaaaatacaaaactgatAGCGCTTTAGAGCTGactgaaaatagaaaatgtaGTACTACCTAGGGTGTGTCATTTTGGTCATTATCAtcatgaatttattttaatgtcttttgctCTAGAATCTGGACTCAAAGCAGGTGTTCTCAGTTAACTAAAAAGCAGTGTCTTGACCATGAAAACTCTAAAACCAacactgtaagctccatgagttTAAGACTATACCTGTCTTGTTCACCGCTGTATCCCTGACCCTCTGATAGTGCCCGACACGTGGCAACACTACACAAGTGTTTATTGCAGTGATAAGTAAGTGGATGGATGAAAAGCAGCAGATCCCAGGGAAAGCAGATTTGCTCAGTAGAACATTCCCCCAGGAGGCAGGGTCTTGGGTCAGATGACCACTTAAACTTCATTCTCTCTTCTATGCTGAATCCACATGCAGTCTTTAAGGCAGATTTTTGAAAGACGGCTTTTTATTCCTTTCAGACTCATGTTATTTTCTGACTCTGCATTTGCTTTGGTGACAGGTTACTGAGTGAGAGCGCTAGCTTCTTTCAAAACAACACCCCGATCCACCCCCTACAGAGGTCTGACTGCTGGGAGAGGAGCAGGTGCAGAAGGTCTTGATGTTGTGCCCAAGGGCGGGCAAAGAACCCTCGCCTGATTTCATGTGACCTCTAGAGCTCTCACCCTGGTCCCTGCCCCAGGGAGAATCAGAGTCCCTTTAAATCACAGTTGAAAGGGCTGGAAGTCATCTTCGATGTAGAAGGATGGAATATTGTCAATTCTGTATTACTAGGAGATGGGAAAATGGGACATCCATATGTATACATGTGAATAAGTAAGTTAtattattttagaatataaagctcttaaaagcagaaaaacaagCTTACATAGGAATGTGTTTAAAACATCTTGAAAAAACTATGACTCTATATGATGAAATAATGTACTCTTTTGCCAACGTAATACCTTGGCTAAATTCCACACtagatttaaaaataacacagtTAATTATCAACCGTGGCCTCCAGACACACACCTTTCAGCCTCTATCAATGCCGTCACAGTGATGACCATACAAAAATGCATTTGTATAATTTAAGCTGCAAGGAATACAAGATGTTCCTCTAACAGCAGCAGTAATTGCGAATCAcaggaaatatgaaaatgaaatagtGAATTACGGCTCCGTTCATTCCTGGAGATGCAAACCTGTGGTTCATTATTTGTCCGCCCACCTTAAAAAAAGAGTCTGATTGCCATGGCAGGTAGTCTCCATCCATCTGCTGCAAAAGAACCAGCTGTTTTGAAAGCACAATGGGAGCCCTTGCCCACAAACAACTAGCCCCCTTGGACCTCATGCTTATTTACTTCTGCAGCAGGCTCCCTGGGGATCTCTGCTGGTCTGCTCTGTGTGGATGGGGTGAGTGAAAGCTTGATCCAGGACTCAGAACTGAACATCAACGTCAGCTCTACCTCTTCCAAGCTGTTCCTCCTGCATATGTTATTTCACGTCTCtaatcctcagtttccttcttaTTTAACAGTGAGAATAATAACACCTACCTTACAGGGTTAGGTATATAACACTATATAATCCGCGATAATTCATAGTGAATCTGGTCCATCATCAGCGCTCAATACACGTTAGCTGTTAGTATCACTGTTACGGAAGTTAGAAAGACATGCCTTTGGGGATGACCAGCAATTTAGATCTATGGTAATGCTGGTGGGTTTTCCTCAGTTAGTCACAATTAGAATCTCCCAGTTAGGAGCTGTCAATTGTGCTGTGTGTTCACCATGTCTCCTTCCTCCTACTTACAGGTTTCAGGTAGGCGACGTTGCTGTGACGAATGTCGTTCAAGAGCTGATCTCTGGGGGTGATTTCCACCAACGGGGGTGGCCTGTTTCTCGGCACCGGTTTGAGCGTTTTGATCACGTCTTTGAGGTTGGTTTTCTCGGGTGGTTCTCTGGCTTCTGGCATCCGGGATTTGCGCTGGATCCTCTTCAGCTTCACCATTCGGAAGGAGTCGGGGTCCGTCCTGTACTGCGGAGCCTGCGATGGCTTTTTCGCCACTTCATTTCGCCGACTGAAGGGGACCGCTTGGGGGTTGGGAggtcgaggaggaggaggaggaggaggctggaggaactcctgcatccgagaGTCGGGCATTGGtcctcccagcctctcccacaTCCCAGGTGGCAGCCCCAGCCCTTTCTCCAACATGGCTATTAACCTCCTCTGCTCTTTGAGTTGCTGCTGTTTTTGCTCTTCTTGTCTTTTCTGCCTTTGTTTATCCTGATTCCTGGTGAGCAGATTGGTTACCACCATTCTGGGACCTGGAAGCTCAAAATGGTAGCCCATCTTCAAGAGAGTGTTATTTGCCTTCAAGAGCCTGGATATTTCCATTTCAGCATGGTGGCCCAACATGTGCCTTTGATTGTGAAACCGAAGTTCGGTTAGTGTCTCATTGAACTGGAGACACCGCATGATGGCCACGATGCCCTTGCCTGTGATGAAATTGGACTCAATGTTGAGAGTGGTAATGCTCCTATTTTCACGCAACATGTTGGCCAAGGCGAATGCTACGCTCTCATCCGCACCCACGTTCGCTAAGCTGAAGgttttgatgtgtttgtttttcttcatcgCGTTGACAA is a window from the Vicugna pacos chromosome 17, VicPac4, whole genome shotgun sequence genome containing:
- the LMOD3 gene encoding leiomodin-3, producing the protein MSEHSRNSDQEELFDGEIDEDEILANLSPEELKELQSEMEVMAPDPRLPVGMIQKDQTDKPPTGNFDHKSLVDYMYWQKASRRMLEDERVPVTFVPSEENTEEVREKIDKGNKNVSQYLKEKLNNEIAALRRKSKDSNDAEETNDDDDEDDGDEEDEGEDNSTESDEKTKREEEGEVKEQITNGENSCQQVTNKAFEEQKDRPEPQEKTEKKISKLDPKKLALDTSFLKVSARPSGNQTDLDGSLRRVRQNDPDMKELNLNNIENIPREMLLDFVNAMKKNKHIKTFSLANVGADESVAFALANMLRENRSITTLNIESNFITGKGIVAIMRCLQFNETLTELRFHNQRHMLGHHAEMEISRLLKANNTLLKMGYHFELPGPRMVVTNLLTRNQDKQRQKRQEEQKQQQLKEQRRLIAMLEKGLGLPPGMWERLGGPMPDSRMQEFLQPPPPPPPRPPNPQAVPFSRRNEVAKKPSQAPQYRTDPDSFRMVKLKRIQRKSRMPEAREPPEKTNLKDVIKTLKPVPRNRPPPLVEITPRDQLLNDIRHSNVAYLKPVPLPKELA